The segment CTTGGCGCAATCGTCGGACTCGAACACGCGCGTGCGGTGACCACCGATCTCTCAGCCGACGGCGCGCAGCGCTTTGCGCAGGTGATGGTCGGCGGGAATGCGGTGCGGCGCTAGAACGCGTTCCGCAGCAGCGGGTACCTCGCTTCCAGGCCGTCGAGGCTGAAGGTGAATTCGACGACACGCTCGGGGGCTGCGACGATTTCGGCGGCCGGCGGTGCAAACTGGGGCAGGAGCGCCGCCATCGCGGCAGGCTTGGTCAGCGGCGACCTCACAGCAGGTGCGGTTAGCGGCGCCCTCGCAGCGGGAGCCTTGAGCGACGGGACATCAGCAGGCGCCGTGAACGATGCCACCGGTGCAGGCGCCGCAAGCGGCACCGTCGGGGGAACCGGCACGAGCGGAGCTTCGGTCACCTCAGGGAGCACGTCCGGCGTCGGCTTGAGCCTGACTGGAATGGCGGTCTCAGGCGCGATGTGGACGGCCTTCGGCTGCACGGTCTGGGCCTGCTCGCGCGGAAACACCCGCGGCATCGTCGCCGGCGACCAGCCGAAGGCAGAGGTCACGCTCGCGGCAGCTGCGGCAACGTCGCCGCCGGTCGCGATGGCGCGCCAGGTCTGGACCGCGCGCTTGGCTTCCTGGATGTTTTCGAGGAACGCGATTTCAGAGTGATAGCGGCGCCAGCGTCCTGTTTCGAACATTTCTGAAAGATGTTCCAGCCGCTGTTCTGCGAGAGCGCACCAGCGTGCCGCAATGTCGCGGCCTCCGGCCGCGCTTTGGCGATGTGTCATGAACCAGCCCGTCAGGAGAAAAATACGGACGCGGGGGACGCAACGCACACGAATCAATTTGGTAGCGACATGAATATTTTGTGGAAAAGTTTCGACTTGTCCAGCAACGACACGGCTGCCGTCATGAAACACCGTAGTCGCGCGGAGATTTGAGCGGTTTTCGAGTCAAGCTTCGCACAAGCATGGCGGGCCTGCGGGACCTGGCCGACCGCTGGCGATGAGCTCGGGCCACTTCAAGCCGAACCCACGCAAGGCTTCGAGAATCCGGCCCCCAAAAAGAAAAGACCCGTCCGGGGGGACAACCGGACGGGTCGAGCCATATGGGCGCTTGGGGTGGATGGGCGCTCGCGCCTGATATGACTTATGGGGAGGGATGACCGCTCCCACATATTTTGGTCGTGGTAGCGGGCCGAATGTTCAAAGCGGCATTCGATTTTTTAACCTTTGGCGAGCGCGCAATCTTGTCGCAGGCGGCTATCGCGACGCCGGCTTATCCACTTGGGAAATCGTGGATTTATCGTCGGCGCTCGACAGCGAGGGCTGCTCGATGGTGCGAATGCCGGGGTCGTCGCGACGCTTCTCGGCATCTTCACGTTTTGTTGTGCCGGATGCAGCCGCAACCGGTGTCGCGCTGTCTGCGGGAACAGCCATGACCGCGGCGAACGCATCGGCCTCGCCGTCACCGAACTGGTCATCACGGCCTGGTGAACCGAGATCGCGCGCGGTCTTCGCAAGCGTCATGCGGAGTGCTTCCGGCTTCAGCGCATAGTTGCGCTCGAGCAGCAATGCCGCGACGCCGGAGACATAGGCCGCCGAGAACGAGGTGCCCGACGTCATCTGGTATTTGCCCTCCGGCGCCGGCAGGAAGATGTCAACGCCGGGTGCGGCGAGCGCAATGTAATTGCCGCGGTTGGAGGCGGTGAAGAGTCTGTCCTGCTGGTCGGTCGCGCTGACCGCGATCACGTTGGGGTTGGCGGCGGGATAGAGCGGCGGCGATTTCGCGCCCGCATTGCCGGCGGCCGCGATCAGCACCAGCCCCCGCGCCGCGGTCGCTGCGATGGCGCGCTCGATCACGGCGTCCTTCGGGCCGGCAAAGCTCATATTGACGATCTGCGCGCCGTGCTCGGCGGCGTAATTGAGCGAGCGCAGGATGATGTAGGACGAGCTTTCGGCGCCGCCGCTGGTGCCGCCGAAAGCGCGAATGGCGATGATGCGGGCTTCCGGCGCGCTGCCCATCAGCCGCGCATGCGCCACGATGGCCCCCGCAATGCCGGTGCCGTGGATGTGCGGCCCCTCGGTGCTGCCGAGCGCATCGAAATTCTCTGCGATGGAGTTTGCGAGCTCGGGATGTCTCGTGTCGATGCCGGAGTCGA is part of the Bradyrhizobium commune genome and harbors:
- a CDS encoding TIGR03809 family protein encodes the protein MTHRQSAAGGRDIAARWCALAEQRLEHLSEMFETGRWRRYHSEIAFLENIQEAKRAVQTWRAIATGGDVAAAAASVTSAFGWSPATMPRVFPREQAQTVQPKAVHIAPETAIPVRLKPTPDVLPEVTEAPLVPVPPTVPLAAPAPVASFTAPADVPSLKAPAARAPLTAPAVRSPLTKPAAMAALLPQFAPPAAEIVAAPERVVEFTFSLDGLEARYPLLRNAF
- a CDS encoding S8 family serine peptidase translates to MTRKYENGERYGAFASSVGAALLLAACLGIEVAHAQAIMRTPTISVPSRTPTISPSVAARAVSVDRGPRVVPTAHISARMAPTSVLPYAHYSPNLYPACSAPYRDSDGECLAQPNAGGGAGKSGKKSAGNGRRNNTPVAVTLRSFANEFVAEVDSALSLAEADELARRHGLTRVSSENFPLIGATIGLFRIADGRPYETVRREFAADGSVRSVQQNFRYMLQDQKPAVAVEGDPAQYVLAKLRLPQAHTLAHGANVTIAVIDSGIDTRHPELANSIAENFDALGSTEGPHIHGTGIAGAIVAHARLMGSAPEARIIAIRAFGGTSGGAESSSYIILRSLNYAAEHGAQIVNMSFAGPKDAVIERAIAATAARGLVLIAAAGNAGAKSPPLYPAANPNVIAVSATDQQDRLFTASNRGNYIALAAPGVDIFLPAPEGKYQMTSGTSFSAAYVSGVAALLLERNYALKPEALRMTLAKTARDLGSPGRDDQFGDGEADAFAAVMAVPADSATPVAAASGTTKREDAEKRRDDPGIRTIEQPSLSSADDKSTISQVDKPASR